The nucleotide window TTAAGGTCTACCATCTGACACGAGTTTAAAGACCGTAAAGTGCTGAAAGACAAGAGGTTAATGCACCAGGAGGAATAAGATTTCGCTTTCAAGAAAAAGATTGGAGGTCCAGAAAAAAGGATTGGGGTCTGGGGAAACCGAAAAAAAAACTTACGTCGTGGACGGCCTCCCGGAGAAGCTCCAGCTGGTGCCTCGACACGGTGCGGACCTGCAAATTGAACCAGATAGAGAAAAAGATAAATTTCAGAAACAATATATATGAATTCCCTCATCATTCACCAACCATAGTGTATAATAAGACTTGTGCACGCATCTAGCTGGCGTGCGTTCCACTGATCAAATTCTGATCAATCAAAAGTGGAACAGAGAGACGGGACGTACCCTCTTGACGATGGTCCAGATGACACCTTCGGAGCAGGGCGGGGTGGTGAGGGAGCCCACGTAGCGGTAGTACACGCTGGCCTTTCCCCTGGCGCCCCTCGGGTCCATCATCCCCATCTTCTCCTCCCTGTCCTTCCGATCCGCTATCATCTCCAGGTATGGCTCCAGCTGTGTTCGTAGTACAAGATTAGAATTAGTCCCATGTTGCCATGTTGGTGTTAGTTAAGCTTACTTATAATTAAGTTAAGTCCCATGTTGCCGTGTTGGCTTTAGTTAATCAAGCTTAATTTATATCCTGGTTGGTTAACTAAAGAAAAGAAGCAAGAGAGAAAAGAGAGGCACCTTGTGGAGGAAGGCGTCGTGGGCGCCGATCTCATAGAAGACGCCGATGACGGCGGCCTTGCCCTGGGCGCTCTGGTGGAACATGTGCAGCTCCATGTCGTATCGGCGGCCATTGACGCTGTGCTCGGTGGGCGAGTGCCAGTGCAGCTGCCGGAGGAAGTAGGGCGTGCCGCCGATCGACACGCTCCCGGCGTCGCCCTCGAACTTGAGCATGATGTCGTGGCCGCGGTTGACGATGGTGGCGTTGGCGGGGACATAGGTGTGGTTGAGGTAGCCGAGGCCGCGCACGAGTGAGACACGCGGGCTGGCGAGGTCGATGGGCGACTGCATGTTGCCCTTGCCGCATGCAGACCACTCCTCCTTTATCTTGCCCCAGTGCGCCGGCCCGTTCTCCGCGTCCAGCGAGTAGctgaactcctcctcctcctcggttTCCTGCTGGGCTCTGGCTGTCGGGAGGAGGATGGAGGCcgagaagaggaggaggagcacgCACAGCCGGAGGTCCCGAGATGGACGCATGTTGTCTTGGTGTGCTCGGAGCGCGTTGGTGCTGGGTTGGGTGTCGGCTCCTCTGCTCGTGGAGCTGGTGAGTTCCTCTTGTGTGTGTTGGACCGGGGACAGAGCTGGTGGGGTATAAATACCGTGGAGAACCAGAGAGAATGTCATGGGTCATGGCCGTCTGCCGAGTTAGGTTGGAACGTTTCAAACCTGTCTGTCAACTTTGCTACCCCTTACGGAGTTACGGTAAGGTACTGACCAACACAGCACCAGGAAGCAAAGTAAACATCGCCGGCGTCCCATTCGTTCCACGGAAAGGAAGCATGCATGAACGGCCCGGACCGTGTGGGATAGGGACACGCTTGTGCGATAAAAAAAAGTCGGGGTTTGGTGAGAAGCCGCACGGCTTGTCATTATCTCTCAAGTTTGGAACAACACCATTTTGTTGTTGGACAACACCATTTTGCATCATCGATCGCATATCACCGATCCTCTCCTACGCTGTACTACAGTGAGTGTTTTTTGTTCAGACCTGCTCCCACGATCGTGCTTCTGGAAGGACAAAGAAATTTGGTACAGACGTTTCACACCCCTACGTGTTACCCACGAGGTTCATCGTCCAGACCTGCCCACGCGCAGTCCAGTGCTTTGAACAAGACCCAGCAATTTCATAGAAACTGCGAGATATGGCTCTCACTGTAGCTTCACAAGATTTTTATAGAGTACTCAGCAATTTTTATAGGTGTTTTATTTAATGTGGCACAAGAGGGCACGTTAAAAATATAGCGCACTTGGTCTAGCGAGTGTGCTGATGTATGCATAAAAAAATTCTGTGAATACCAACATGCACCACTTGGTTGATAAACAATCATGTCCGTCCAGTCGGCCGGCAGCTTCACCACCCCCGGTGCATGCATCCATGCGTGCTTCGCAGTGGTTTCTTGACTCTTTCCAAATGCAGGAATCCTCCCCTACACCATTGGTCCTATCACGTCAGCAAAACCCCCTAGGTATGAGTTAGGGCAACTCCAGCGTTGATCACCTATTCGTGCGCAAACCAGCACGTGTGTTGGACCGGTCCGGACGTTTGAAATCCCACAAAGTGGCGCAAAACAGTGGAAGGTCCACGGGAATTCGGTCTTCTCGAACCCTCGGTGGATTCCAAACAAGAGATCCTAGCGTGACTCAAAGGTGTTGACGGCTCGATCTGCCCCGTGCGGATCTCCCGAAAGCAAACATCTAACCTAGAGGAAAGGCAACACGGTTGATGTCAAATCCCATGTGGATCTCGGTTCCGGGAAGAACGACCCGTGCATGGTGCGCCGTTGTCAGTTTGGATTCCGGCAGACCCTTTGGAGGGTATCGAGACTAGCCAGAAAAAGCCAGATGGAAAATAGAAAATACATTACCCATGTTCAAACCCTCACTCTTGAGGTGAAACCCTACGCATGCTCTTATTTTATTAATTGGATAGGATGTACACAATAAAGGTGTGGTCTTTAGGATTGTAGGTATGCCAAAGTGTGAAGGTTAAGATGCCTATCAACTAGCCTGGACCCTGGCTTATAAAGGATGCCTGGATCCAAGATTTATATAAGCCTAGTCGGTCTAAGGCCAGTGTGGAGGATTCCAAGATGATCCGGACTCCTTGTCTTGCACGACAAGGATGATGGTTCCTTCTTTCCAAACAGTCCAAAGGCCGGGCTGGagattgtgacgcccccgattcaatcatacactaatcatacacgcaaacgtgtacgctCAAGAATAggaactcacgggaagatatcacaacacaactctacaaataaaataagtcatacaagcatcatattacaagccagaggcctcgagggctcgaatacaagagctcgatcatagacgagtcagcggaagcaacaatatctgagtacagacataggttaaacaagtttgccttaagaaggctagcacaaactgggatacaaatcgaaagaggcgcaggcctcctgcctgggatcctcctaaactactcctggtcgtcgtcagcggcctgcacgtagtagtaggcacctccagtgtagtaggagtcgtcgtcaacggtggcgtcttccaacgtctggtcgcaacaatcgggtatagaaagggggaaaagagggagcaaagcaaccatgagtactcatccaaagtactcgcaagcaaggagctacactacatatgcatgcattggtatcaaatggaaaaaggggtagcatatgtggactgaactgcagaatgctggaataagagggggatagttagtcctatcgaagactacgtttctggcaacctccatcttgcagcatgtagaagagagtagatggtaagttcaccaagtatcatcgcatagcataaccctacccggtgatcctcccctcgtcgccctgtgagagagcgatcaccggttgtatctggcacatggaagggtgtgttttattaagtatccagttctagttgtcataaggtcaagatacaactctgggtcgtccttttactgagggacacagctattcgaatagatcaacttcccggcaggggtgcaccacatttcccaacatgctcgatctcctttgtctggacacacttttctgggtcatgcccggcctaggaagatcaacacgtcgcagccctacctaggcacaacagagaggcaGCACGCCGGTccaaatcctatggcgcaggggtctgggcccatcgcccattgcacacctacatgttgcgtacgcggccggcgagcagacctagcctcccttatacaagagcaggcgttccagtccaacccggcgcgcgccactcagccGATGATGTCACGATGGCTTCAGCtcataccacgacgtcgagtgcccataactgttcccgcgtagttggttagtgcgtatacgCCAGTGGCCAAACTCAAATCAAATACctagatctcgttaagcgtgttattttgaaacaaccgcggacgccgaccagggccaggcccacctctctcctaggtggtctcaacctaccctgtcgctctgccacaaagatccactcagaggcccgtcgggacaaacgtcctttcggacccaatccgtgaatcactcgcgggtactctacgggccgacccgtctttagtcaccacaagtatcatatatgtATAAGtttatacccgtgatcacctcccgagtgatcacgacccgatagtatagcatggcagacagacaagaatgtagggccactaatgataaactagcatcctatactaagcatttaggatcgCAGATAAGGTATCAATAACTGTAGCAACAAAGACAGgttatgcatcaggataggattaacggaaagcagtaacatgctacactactctaatccaagcagtagagagaagagtaggtgatatctggtgattaaggggggggggcttgcctgatttctctggcaagaaggaggggtcgtcggtgacgtagacGATCACAGTGGCACTGGCAgtggtctcggggtctaccagagaaaagagggggaagaaacaataaacataaagcaaacatagcatcaCAATTCATAACATGGCAAaacgcggtgctaggggtgacctaacgcagtattACATGTTGGAGACGGAGAGGGAAAACATCCGCAGAGGCTTTCCCGGCGTTTGGTATTTTTCGGACAGATCAAAAGAgggggacggttccatgttcaacatgctaggggcatgtgacagatgaacggaccgCGTATTCGGATCCGTTgtatttttctgagcaactttcatatagaaaacatttgcatccgagttacggattattttatacgAATTAATAAAGTTTTAGCACTAATCTGAAATTATTACTAATTCGAAAATTAATAACAAAATGCTATGGGTACCCAGCTCTCTGTACACATAAGTGTAAACAGAGGATGACATGTGGGCCAGGGGGACCCGACACTAGTgtagaaccgggcaatagcaccggttcgtaaggccctttagtgccagTTCCGTAACCGGTGCTAAAgtgtaggcactaaagccccccccttagtaccggttcagcacgaaccggtgctaaagggcaaccacgtggcacgagccagctccagGGGCCGGGAgccatttagtaccggttggtaacaccaaccgttACTAAATGTTTATGggttttttgttttatttttatttttcatttaaatttgtgttatcaatttaatttaggattgttttacgttataatatgttgttatacttgatatggatatggatatggcatgtatatatatatatacttgatcacttagctaggatccatccAGTTCAAACTAATTTgcggtttctttcataaatgatatatataataactcatcatcatcatcatcatcatcacatattaataaataaataaactcttgcatcatatcatcaccaacaacagtatatatatactagctagctaaaaatcatcgtagtcgtcattaattaccactatttaatcatcatagtcattaccgctatctaatcatcaccaacactagctagcttaaagaagaaacattcacttgtaaCAGAAgtaaagatatcatcgagttcaacatggtcatgatattataagcgttcacaAGCAAATCACTATTTGAGATTAATTAAGTTCAGGACAATACGGACATgagagaggacaagtactaagagcatgaactagctaaatcactcctgctgctccctctcaggtagaatagcatagaacatgtatagctctcctgattcatcacactggagcatgcagatgaatctgtctcctaatcttgggttgcgcttctccttgctgccccctagtacttctctgcgatcgttaacaattttgctccaatctttcactattaagcattctgcgctttcagaaatcctgaatgtactcatgtgcaatgtaggaaatcttggtcgtaagctaaccattgacatgcgaccttttgtctcgatacactgaggcacaactgtcatgggggagtccctgttgaagaacatcgtatagtaattaatatacttagcaatgaaagtttatcttcaaaaataatgtatgcaaaagatgcactaaggacaaatagtaaaaatcttaccatctttcgattatagatgtgactgtagttcaatacgatcactatcggtcgcacgttttgagtactaacatttctaagttcaggaagaaaatttgtcttgacagtatgaagatcctcaagccatgaaacataatgacttatctcctcgcagtttagttcagccccggggcagtagtaggtcctgtttactaagcgctggacatgtttgcttgaaccaaaataagctgacaatacaaattagttgtcaactatttttgaataaactgtatcaaacacataaacatatgcatgcatggttgagaaaaactcacataatggtagaactggaggcgtttgcacatcgacccagatgtctatattaccttcaatatcatcttccggacgaatatcaaaggtgataaccatatcaggctcaaatgcataagccttgcatagtgcttgccaggTTTTGCATCCAAAATGGGTGTATatgtctccattatataatttgacgttgaaagtatacccatgctcggtcttcaagtaaactctctttacctccatatcatctatagcactaaaacttatcttatccaagacaaaaattcttgcatggcaggggatgcgctagtagaatagtaaaatttaaaattataagttgaagcaaatgaagcataagtcatgctttaaaattataagttgaagcaaatgaaacataagttttgcattcaaataataattgccgttgtgacttactgtatccacttcgaatgtctcatccagcttgatgctgaagcgcctaccatcaataaggaaatttctgtcgcataggccgcgctggtcttcacagtgttcgcacataatgaaatctttttcgtcgtcagatgacatttcctatgttcatataggtgaaacattaaacacttattactatctaacattaattaatatctagctaattcaaatatatattcatctaacatttgatattaatatatctaactatattcatctctaacaattgacattactatattTTTAactttctatctaattcatctaacattcgacattaatgtaacatttatataaactaaaaatatataaaaaattaaataaacagaaaaactcattaacaactaatattttaattagatcattaaatctcagatacctaaattttcttactaaaaataaactagttatattaattattcaactagttcaaatctcatatacctaaataaactagttcgattattttcttactaaaaataaactagttatattaattattcaattagttcaaatctcatatatatacctaaataaagtagttcgattattttcttactaaaaataaactagttatattaattattcaactagttcaaatctcatatatatatacctaaataaagtagttcgattattttcttactaaaaataaactagttatattaattattcaactagtaaaaaaaattgtatgtgtatgtatgtgtatgtgtgtgtactGCGTGTATACGTATACGTGTGTGTGTACGTATGTGCATGCACAGTACGCCACGGGGGCGCCGGCGCGTACGGAGCGGGGGCGGCGCGCGTcgtacggggcgggggcggcggcggcgtacggggcgggggcggcggtgtacggggcgggggcgccggcgtacggGGCGGAGGCGCCGGCGTACGGGAGAGACGTACCGGGCGCGGCGACGACGACAgacggcggcgggcgacgggtGACGATGACAGACAgcgggcgacgggcggcgacaCGACGACGACGGGATCGAGCGGCGCGCGCGGTTGGAGACGAAGTGGGGGATGAAAACTGAAGGCCTAGCGCTGCCACTCCGCGGTGCACAAAGTTTGGTCCCACCTTGTCGGGCGAAGGGCAGCCACACTGATTTATAAACCCAGCCACGGCTGCCTATTtgaactcctctatatagcatGCTTGTGAGCCTAACTTctgcgcgctgccctgtgagtctgctgggCCTTTAGGGCCTGTAATTGCACGCCCGTGGCCTagcaggcccacagggcagcgccccaattttttttatagtttttttcttttcttctttattttcttctatttatttctgcgtagttttttgtatagttttttcttttctgttatatttattttcttctatttatttcttctataaaaaatagcaaatatttttttttcttttctgctttattttttcttctatttatttctgagtagttttttttcttttctactatatttattttcttttatttatttttgagtagtttttttatatagtttttccTTTCTGctatagtttttttttcttttctgctttatttttttctattcatttatttttatataccatgccaagttgatggttaaaacttgatggtcaaagtctggagttataaccaaagttttaaaaaatgaagtgccGAAGTGCAACTAGTTTTTGCCATAACAGAAGAAgtccggagttgtaataagttattaaaaataaaaaagaggtgcaatacTCGTTAGTTAGCTTCAAacctttcggaatagtgtaaactgcactgcacatagctccgTGCAGTCTACCATATTCCtcaaggcttgaagctaagcaaCATGAGAATTGAGCCTCTTCTTTATCGTCTCTGCACtcagggcttataaaccgctcctagtccctctctcttcgcgaggtgggactaaaaaacagcttactaagaaactgtagtactggttcatgccatgaaccggtacgaAAGGTGCTCGTGGGGCCCCAGCCTTACCTGACACAACttcattagtaccagttcgtggcacgaaccggtgctaaaggttcgccacgaaccggtactaaagagctcATCCCGCCTAGCAGttggaaccggtactaaagagctcctcccgccttgcagttgaatggtgcatactgaatgcacaaaaattctggagttgtaataagtttagaaaaatgaaatgcctttgtaacagatgagtttaaTTTCGTCAGAAACCCgaatacttcgaaagagattgtccaatTTGTAAacaaagtgcatccagtttttgccgtaaccctttCTACTTCTTTGAACAtgatatgtgggtgaaatgatgataccatgccaagtttcaactttttcagagttcatttgtagtgcttttcaattttcaggtcatttagttctcaaaacaaatcattaaatgcatgaaaaatagcaaatgaaggcataaacggttgaaagttgatggcgtcgctttgaatggtgcatactgaacgcaaaaaatataagagcatttagatcatgatcttatatttctttacagtcTGAATTGTCAATATGATCTTATACATCAAAAATACTTTGATCATCAATGTTTTTTGTGTGTACAATCTGAATTGTCAATATGAGTATAAAAACATTGAATGAGTATAAAAACattttgaatgctgcatactgaacgcaaaagaagtcaagagttcaaataagtataaaaacattgaagtgcccgtgtaacagatgagttctcgtccgaaacgctgatactccgaaagacattgtccaggttgtacacgaagtgcgtccagtttttgctgtgaccctctctactctttcgcacatgctatgcgggtgaaatgatgataccatgccaaatttcaacattttcacagttcattttgtagtgattttcaatttcacggccatttagctctctaaataatttggtaaatgactgaaaaacagcaaatgatgtcagagcatgttggaaattgatgagctggtttgaatgctgcatactgagcgcaaaagaagtccagagttcaaataagtataaaaaacattgaagtgcccgtgtaacagatgagttctcgtccgaaaccctgatactcggaaagacattgtccagtttgtacacgaagtgcatccagtttttgctgtgaccctctctactctttcgcacatgctatgcgggtgaaatgatgataccatgccaaatttcaacattttcacagttttattttatagtgattttcaatttcacggtcatttagctctctaaacaattcggtaaatgactgaaaaacagcaaatgatgtcagaacgtgttggaTATTGATGATGCCGCTTTGAAAcacaagaagtccggagttcaaataagttattaaaaataaaaaagaggtgcaatgctggttaatttgcttcaagcctttcggaatagtgtagactgcacttcACATGGCttagtgcaatctatgctattctgAAAGGCTTGAAGTTAAGCAacatgcaggtgagcattgcgcctcttcatcattgtctctgcactcacggcttataaaatgctcatactgcctctctcttggcgaggtgggactaaaaatcagcttactaagaaactctagtaccggttcatgccatgaacccgtactaaaggtcttcgtgggggccccagcctgaccatagcctgacacagcctcattagtaccggttcgtggcatgaactggtactaaaggttgcccacgaaccggtactaatgatgcccgcccgcctagccgttggaaccggcactaatggtcacattagtgccggctcaaattcaaaccggcactaatgtgcttcacatttgaccctttttctactagtgcggttgaccagtcaactatTGATTGGTCAACAGGAGGGTGGGGCCCTCCTGTCATATAGTGCTTTGCTAACTACAAAATTAACATAGTTTAATTAGCAGACTAATTAATCTTAATTAGTGTTTTAAACggattaattaatttaattatttatttatttaaagcacctttttttaagaaaaggggCTGTGGGGCCCCGCTGGCAGTGGCCCAACTAGCCAATGGAGTGGTTGGTTAGTGGGGCGGGCGCGGGTTGCCCGTCGGGGCGTGGCCCAGGTGCAACGGACGGAGCCCCAGGGCGCCGGCCGGCCGTGGCCGCGGCTGACGGTGGCGACGAGCTGCGCGGAGCGGGGCGGGGAAGTGGTCTGCGGCGACAGGAGAGGCCAATAGGGCCGTGGGGGCACGCGGCCGTGGCGGCATATGGCCACGGCGAGGCGAACGCGGTGGGGGAGGCGCGGGCGAGCACGGGCGTGGCGATGCGCCGGCGGGcgtagcggcggcggcggccgccgcACGGGAAGCAGCAGCAGGCAGAGCCCACGAGGCGAGGACGCGCGAGAGAGGAGGGCGCGTGCACGCGCGGCGCGGGGCTTGGTCGCCGTTGCAGGCGACGAGCGCGGCAGAGCGAGGCGGGCGGGGCGTGCTGGGCGCGGGCCGGAGCGAAGCGCGGTGGGGAAGCACGCGGGCGCGCGCGGCGGTGCGTGGGCCGGGCGAGCGCGGAGAGAAACCTACACAGGGAGGGGAAGTGAGCGCGGCGGGTGGTGTAGCCGTCGGGAGCGCGGAAGTTGGAGGTCTGCAGCAGCGCAGCACGTACCGACGGGAGGCACGACAACGGGCGAGGCCTACGGAGGGGAATCGACGGCAGGAAAGAGAGGGCAAGGGAGTAGATGCTCACAATGAGCCTGTAGACGTGCAAAGCGGGCTCGGAGGAGAGCTCGACGGCGACGGGTTCCGACGATGGGGACGGCGATGTAGAGGAGGAAGACGGCTCGATCCCACCGCGGTGATGGCTCCCGGGTCACGTTCATTGGCGTAGAGGGCGTAGTCGAACACAGCGTAGCGGCTGGACACTATAAAGTGGCGAGGGGAGGTCGGTGGTCGCGCGGGCAACGACAGTGCGGCTACGGTGCTCGGGTTCAGATCGGCAAAGAGGCATGAGGGGGGAGGAATGAGAGGGTTAGGGTTCGACACAAGGTTGGGGAGGGACTAGTACGCGCCAGGGCGTCGCGGGATGGCCGCTAAGTGGCCATCCTTGGCCGCGGGCAGTTGAACGGCGGCCACCCCGCCTCGAATGAACAGAGGTAAGGGGTGACCTCtgggtgggccggcctggcggcCACCTGGGCCGAGTGGCCCAGTAGGATGGGGGGTCCTCTttttgttgtcttgttttcttttttatttcctGTTTTACATTTTGCATCGGCTTGGTATTTAGTTTGTGTAATAAAGGAATTTTTCCAGGGTTGAAACTTGGGTCATAAATCCATTgaaatattgtggtgctctacaAAAAGTGTCAGGGCATTTGGCCAACTTTAAATTtttttagaaattgaaaaggTCAAATATTATGTTGCTGATCCTCTTAATTAATTATCAGGGAAAATTTTGGGAATTCAAATGAGGTTGGTTTCAACAAGATAATTACTTCTTGATTTTATGGAACATTACCAACATTTTTGTTTGactgtttgaaaacttttattgtttgccgTGACTTCGAATTTGAATTTGGACCGGTTTCGAATCAACGCGAGTTTAACAACAGTAATCATGGTGATGTGGAATCATTAGTAGGGAACTACTGTAGcataattacccgggcgtcacagaGACCATGGTCGTACAACAGCTTGGGGGTCCTGGGCGGGACTGATGGGCCTGACTTCCAGTGTCCTGTAGCACCCCTCAGCCGTAGCACCGTCAACTAGGTAGCACTAAGTTGCAATGTA belongs to Triticum urartu cultivar G1812 chromosome 7, Tu2.1, whole genome shotgun sequence and includes:
- the LOC125521762 gene encoding alpha carbonic anhydrase 7-like, producing MRPSRDLRLCVLLLLFSASILLPTARAQQETEEEEEFSYSLDAENGPAHWGKIKEEWSACGKGNMQSPIDLASPRVSLVRGLGYLNHTYVPANATIVNRGHDIMLKFEGDAGSVSIGGTPYFLRQLHWHSPTEHSVNGRRYDMELHMFHQSAQGKAAVIGVFYEIGAHDAFLHKLEPYLEMIADRKDREEKMGMMDPRGARGKASVYYRYVGSLTTPPCSEGVIWTIVKRVRTVSRHQLELLREAVHDDMEKNARPRQEVNSRDISMFRPFEQNKH